Below is a genomic region from Sorghum bicolor cultivar BTx623 chromosome 9, Sorghum_bicolor_NCBIv3, whole genome shotgun sequence.
ATGCATACAGTTCTATGACTGAGAACTCATGCCTGATAATAATGCTAAGAGCACCAAGAGGAGTACCAAAATAGCTGGAGCAAATGCATAGGCTGCGAAATTTGCAACTTCTCCAACAATCACTGCAAAAGAATTTCCCAAAAGAGACAGTATGTCAATAGGCTATCTATCTATTAGAATGAaacagaagaaaaagaagaggcaAGCGCTTACTTGTTATCATGCCAACTCACCAAAGAGGCTCATATAAATAAGAATAACCACCAACCCCTGTCATCACATGGAACATTAAGGCTGCATTTTGCTAGTATAAGTGACATAGACAGACACCTCAGGGAAAGGGTACAAAATGAGGCTGAAAATTGTGATACAAACTCCtgtaggaggaggaggagggagggagggggggGGATACAACATGACATAAGTGTTCTCGATTTTGGGCATACGTCAGATGTGTCATGTAAGTATCAGACACTGAAAATTTTAGGTCAGATCACACGTTACTTacctgcaatgcaatgcaacacTTACTTAACCAACAAAGTAGTTTGCTTGGGAAAGGTGTGACATTTTGGTGTAGCACAAATTCAGTAAGCTTTAGTCAGTTAATCACTGAAGCAGTTGAACTCCAACTGCAGCTGTTACACAAACATATAACAGATGGTTTGATTCACCTTCATTTCTGGTGGATCAGAGATAACAGATGGTCCACTGTAGGAGTACACAATGACACAAGAATAAATAACTAGCTGATAGTCTCATCGAGTGAGTAATATAGTATACAACAATACCATCTGCACGGCACAAAGAAACAGAATTGAGGCTGTTTTCTGTCACATATAGACAGTAGTAACACTTGTCCAAGCACACCACACCCTACTACCATATGCTCAGGGGGCTAGCAtcatgagagtataggcaccagtAGGGGGGAAAATAAAACCCAGCAGATTACAACATGCTGCCATGTCGCAAGGCCACCTTGTTGATTCAGTCAGATCAGAGTTTACTAGATGCTACACCGAGATACTTGGAGTAGCGGGCTTGAGCGATGATTTTGCCAGATTTCTTCTTCAGTTCCACAACGGCCACCCCTACTGCCTTGCCAGCGCGCAGAACCTTCGCTTCAATATCAATCTCTTCCTGCACGAAACCAAGCATCTCATGCCTGTCAGTGTCAGCATCAGTCCCTGTATGTGGACCATTGTCCATAACAAATCAACTTCAGAAGTGAAGACCGATTATTTACTCAATTAATAGTCTGGCTTGCTCATCGTCCACATACCAATAGAAAGAAGTAAAAGGGAAATAACTTGACACATTCTGGCTTTAGCACCAGAACACTGCTAATATAAGCTGTGAATCGAGGAGGTTTAATCATGATTACACCTACAATGATGATTCATAACAGAAATGTTTGAATCCACCCAGCTCATGATAATCATGCTGCCAATACAAGAGAAACTAGAAAACGTGCTTATTCCCAAATCACAATGGTGTGACGACATGGGTACATAATACAATCATGCTTATTCATTGGCATCGCCTACCAAAGTGTGGATGCCAGAGCATGCTATTAGGCTCACTGGCTAACAGGCAGGACAAGGCATGTGTCTCGTTTCATCAAAGATTAGATGAGGCTCTTGTGCTGTGTTCATCTTGTTGCAGCCAATTATACCAATTGGGTAATTTGTCAAGTCTCAAGTGTGAGCCACTTATCCTATACTACATCCTAGTAATTTGTGGAAGTAGTGAAAATTCCTTCAAGAGTGTGCAACCGATGAACCAAGCATGTTCGTACAGATCATAGAtggcatacatatatatactgtAGTACTAGTATCAAGGTTACTCACATCAGCAAAAGCAGCATCGAGGTAGGAGATGTTCATCTCCAGGGGCGAGCCCCTGGTGCGGAGGCCGGCAGTGGCGAAGGCGGCGGAGGCAACCAAATCGACTAGGGAGGCGGTTGCACCGCCGTGCAGGAAGCCGCCCGAATTCTGCATACCATTACCATTCAGTCTCAAGGATCAAGAATCAGATGACACAACTCGACTCGGGGGGAGGGGAGGTGAGAACAGGAGACAGAAGGGGGCAAGGTGGCTCACGAGTAGTCTGGAAGGGACGGTGAAGTGGCAGAGGAGTGTGCCGGGCTGGAGGGCCTGGACGACGCGGATTCCCCTGAGGACGAAGGCGTCGTAGAACCCCGAGGGTAGGCTGGGCAGCTGCTCCGCCTCCGCCGTTGCTTCTGCCTCAGTCGTGTAGGTCACCTCCAGCAGCTGCCTCGCCGTCTCCAACGAGTCGGAGGCCATCGCAGTTCGATTCCCGTCCCGTTCCTTCCCACCGGAATCGAGGAAGAGGACCGAAGCGAGGAAGAGACGAAAGGGAAGTCTCCCCAGAGGGACAGGGGGAGAGGCGTCCCCGCGTCTTTCCGCTTTCAAAGGCAAGTCACGTAAAGACGTGAACGGCGCCTTCTCTCCTTCGTTCCTGCCGGCGGCGATGACTGATGAGATGAGGATGGCCGCCGTCTTCGGCGAGGCCAAGCCGGAGAAATCCGACAACCAAGCCGATGCTCTGCCGCGCCGACCCGTGCTCTTCCGCGCCCACTCCCACTCCCAGggcagcctccgcgtcgtcgccaCCGACCTCCACTCCCTCGCCTGGCACACCTCCCTCGACCTCGACGGCCTCCGCGACCTCGTACGTTGCGTTGTGTGCgcccccctctccctctccctctctctcactCTCCATTGCAATCCGCTGATGTCTGCGTCTTGTGTTGCTGGATCGATCGAAATCGATGGTTACGTCGCGCTACGCCGGCTCCGAATTCAAATCCAAATCCGAAGCAAGATGACGTTGGTATCGCTGGCTCCTGGTCCGACTTCCTCGACTACCTCAATTCTTCCTTGTCTTCCGGCCATGTCAGGCTCCTCTTCCCCGACGCCGCCCGAGGTACTCAGTTCATATCTTCTCCATCCTACTCCTACACTTCACTACCCTGCCAGAAAACCTGAACGCCAGAAAACATGAACGCCTTCGCCTACCGGTGCACGAACACGATGTCGTATGCAGGTCCTGATACCGTTGAGCTTGTGGCTACCAAGGCGAAGGGGCTACCTCGCCTCACTATCTCTCTCGATAGAGTTGCTGCATCTGAGCTCAAAGATGTCATTGCTGATTTCTCCCTTGCGCTGTATGAATCTTACAAGACCAAGCAGGAACATGCATCCAGAGGTGGTTCTTTTGGCTTGTTGCTTATTCTTCTTTATTCAATTGTTTCTTTTTTCAATATCTTCATTCTTCACCGCAATGAGAAAATtttaatttatttatcatcTTTGTGCCAAATTCTGTTTTCCTTCTGTTGCAGAACAACAGCAAGTGTCACAGCTCATGCAAAGTCTAGCCTCTGAAAGAGTAGGTTATCCCACCATTACCTGCTATATATATTAGTTCGAACTTGGTACTGGTGCTCTTGCTTATGCTGCTGCTTGATGAATAAAGTTAGGTACATAGTATCTTAAGATAGCTTACTCATTTGGCACATATTTGCCTGTCAGAATGTCAAGCAATTTTGCAGTCTACTCTGGGTTGCCATAGAATGTTAAAGCAGTTTTTGGCAGCCTAAAAATTAGCGCCTGGCTGTTTATAATGTATATAAATGCTACTATATTCAGTGCTCCATTATTTTCGTAAAATGCTTCTGAGTCATGAAATTAAGTTCCAACTCGTTGGTTTCACATGCCTAGTGTTATAACATAGTATTGGATATCATTTCCTTTTTCTCACTTTTGAGTTTTGAGAGAACCATTGGGTTTCATTGTGATCTAATACAGCAAAACACTTCATTACTATGCAATTTTCTTGGTTCAATATTTGGGTATTTAGAATGCATTATGGGGATGTTTGTAGCCCCTGAATGCATTTATTGTTGTATTTTACAGGAAAAAAACGAAGTAATGCAAAAGCAACTTGAAGCCCTTTCATTCCTCGACAAAAGAAAGGCTACAAAGCCAAAGCTGGTGACTGATCAGGTTCCAAGTGTATCGAGTGTACCTCCAAGCTCTGATCAAATTATTGTTCCTGCGCAGCAGCAAACACCAGGTTACATGGCTTCTTCTTCATTTCTTTTTGTATTGTAAACTACATGGCTTCTTCTTGATGCATACTTGCAAGAAAGAATCAAAACTGTATCATCTTATGGATTTGCAAACCTGCAGTGGCTTTGCCTAGCAAAGTTCCTCCTGCTAAAGCTACGAAGCGATTGGCCCCTGTGTCTCGGAGGTTGTACACAACCATTGAAAAACTACTTTTATGTGAGTTGAAGTTAAATTAATATCTGATATCCAGCTGGTACTgatgttttcttttattcttttactAGGGCAAGAGTACGAGGAGCTTTGTTGCAAGATACTGAAgaaaatgatgatgatgatagttAGATATTGCTGATTTATCAGCGTTGATTGACTCTTTGGCATGTAAACCTATTACATTTAGATGACACTTAGTTTTGTGGCTGCTTGACTTATGTCAAACTTGTGGAATTAAAGTATGCAGCTCATGTTGTAGAAAAGGTATGAGACTAAGTTCCTAAAAGAAAGGATTGCTTCCCTAGCATATTGTGTCTTTTAAAGTTGTCTGTTTGCTGTGGATGAGCTTAGGGTGCTTCTCAATACGCATCTATAGCTGGTTCGATAAAGTTATCTTCTATATTTTTTAGTTGAAATTGTGTATTGATGATGATGAacattattaaaaaaaatattacactGCACGTAACTTGCAACATGAACAAGTTGAGCAGCCGTTTTGCCATGTTAGCAACTTGGCACTGTTAACTATGAAGACTTATATTATAGGCCTGTAGGCCCATACGGTCTGGCCCATGAGGCTCTCTAGACCTATATATACTCCTTGCCATCTCTCTAGAGAGTTCATGCTCTCGGATCCCTAAGGTACGTAATATGGTACCAAAGCCATAGATTAGGGTTAGGATTAGCCTCATCTAATTCACCCACGATCTAATTTTTTCTTGGGATCCTTTCCTCTGCTTTGTGCGGCCCGTTGTCACGCCTCTGCTTTGTGCGGCCTGTCATCACGCCTTCGTCGTTCGCCATCCGCCGTCGCCTTCGTCGTTCGTCGTCCGCCGTCTGCGCCTTCGTTGGCCGTGCGCGCGAATCACGCGCGGACCCGGTCGCACGGATCGCAGGGGGCTTCACGCGAGGACCCGGTCCGTCCGCGCGGATCGCGGGGCGCTTCACGCGCGCGTGTGGACGTCCGCCGTCGCACGAGTCGTGCCTTCCAGTGCGGACCCGACCCGTCGCGCGCGGCCCGTCTCCTTCACGCGGTCGCGGTCTTCACGCGTGGAACCCGGACGCGACGCGTGGTCTTCCACGCGCGACACTCCACTGCACGTGCGGATCGGATCGCCGGGCGACTTCTTCAGTCTTCGTGGAACTCTCCTGTCTTCTCAGGAACAGAGTTCTGCTCAGTTTGCGGTGATATCCCTCCcacttcttcgtcttcaactGCTAGTGCTCAGATTCCATCATGTCTAAGTCTCAGTCTCATCATTCTGCTATTGTTTTCAATATCACACTGGATGGTCAGAACTATTTAGAGTGGGCTTTTACTGTTGAAACTGCATTAAGGGGTCACGGTCTTTATTTTCATTTGACTGATGATCATGCAACCACCTCCAGGAGTTGTTGCTCCAGGATATGTTTGCCATCTTCGTCGTGCTTTATATGGCCTGAAACAGGCCCCTCGTGCTTGGCATGAGCGTTTTGTTTCTGCCATACGGGCTGCTGGTTTTTCACCTAGTGATCATGATCTGGCCTTATTTGTTTATTTGTCCCCACGTGGTCGAACTTTGCTACttctatatgttgatgatatgctGATTACAGGTGATAGTGAGGATCACATTTCTTATGTGAAGCAGCAGCTTAGTGCTGAATTTCAGATGTCGGATTTGGGTCCTCTCAGTTATTTCTTAGGCATTGAGGTCAAGCGATCCACCAAGGGATATCAACTTTCTCAGTCTAAATACATTCAGGACCTTATTGCTCGTTCAGGCATCACTAAGACAGAACTGCTGCTACACCTATGGACCTTCACTTACAGATTCGTCTCACTGATGGGGTACCTCTTCAGGATCCTTCTCGATATCGACATATAGTGGGCAGTCTTGTTTATCTCACTGTCACCAGGCCTGACATTGCATGATGCTCATGCAGTTCATATTTTGAGTCAGTTTGTTTGTGCCCCGACTTCTGTTCATTTTGGACATCTACTTTGTGTCCTGCGATATTTACGGGGGACATCATGTCAGAGTTTGTTCTATGCACATGACAGTCCACTTCAGCTTCATGCTTATTCAGACTCCACTTGGGCGAGTGACCCCAATGATCGACGCTCCATCACAGGGTACTGCATTCTTCTTGGCTCTTCTCCTATTGCATGGAAGTCCAAGAAACAAGCTGTTGTATCTCGCTCTAGTACAGAGGCTGAACTTCGAGCTCTTGCTACTACTACGACAGAGATTGTCTGGCTTCGATGGTTGTTGGCTGATTTTGGTGTTCCTTGTGATGTTGCCACACCTCTTCTCTGTGATAATACCAGAGCCATACAAATTGCCAATGATCCTGTGAAGCATGAACTTACAAAGCATATTGGTGTGGATGCCTTCTTTACTCGGTCTCATTGTCAACAGAAGACTATCTCTGTCCAGTATGTGCCCTCTGAGTTGCAATTGGCTGACTTTTTTTACTAAAGCACAAACTCGAGAGCAGTATCGGCTTCacttgatcaaactcaatgcTTCCAATCCTCTGCTTCCACCTTGAATTTGAAGGGGGGTGTTAACTATGAAGACTTATATTATAGGCCTGTAGGCCCATACGGTCTGGCCCATGAGGCTCTCTAGACCTATATATACTGAGAGTTCATGCTCTCAGATCCCTAAGGTACGTAACCGACACAACTATGAACCGAATATAACATTGAACTATTGTACAAATGAAGGTCATGTACAAGCACCCCTCCCTATTGATTGATCCCCAGCCTCAAGTTTCCTACACTGGCTGCTAGTTTTACCTCGAATTGAAGAGTAGATTGCAGCCCATTGATTTCATGCAAATTTGTGTTTCGTCCTGCACTTGCATGAATTGAAGAGTGGATTGCAGCTCATTGTTTCGCCTTGTACTTTCTTGAACTGAAGAATGGATAGCAGCTCATTGGTTTCCTGCAAATCTTTATATCAGCTGCTTATGCTTATAAAGATGAAAAATATgggtttcccttttttttttacttctgCAGGTAAGGCATTTCCCCGGTGGTGTTATTATGCATGCATTGTTTCTGATGGAATGACCAGATGGTTAGTTAGACAAGAATAGAAGGTGAGAGAGTGCAGCTTAATTCAACCCTGGAATACCTTTGCTGCCTCGGGCAGATTGTCTGCCACTCGAAGCATCATCTCCTGGTGGTACCTGTTGATcacctctgcctctgcatcgtCCATCCACATCCACAGCTGCTTATTAGAGTagcagttggtgatcttggattGTTGGATTCAGGATTCGTAGTCGAAGTCGTCCAGTGCGTCCTCATGGGTTTCTGATGTGAATGAGATTGGGCTTACGGTGAAAGTGAAGGGATGAGGAGAGGCAGATGTAGAAGCCATAGTGAAATGTATGTTTTGGGTGACTGCTTTACAAACTTTACTAGCCTCATgtctttttttttgagggaacaGGAGGGGTGAAAGCCCCTTACTTATACTCTTGTACGTATGTACTGGTACTTGTTACTCAACGCAGTTTGATTGGTTTGATCGAGTCGTCTGGTAACAATGGAAATCCAGCACGTACAGCAGGCCATTCCAATGCTCGGTAAAAATAAACTATTGTGTAGTTGTGATttgtatatatgtgatgttaatTGTATACTGGTaaaaatgatgaacaattggTGAAAATAATGAAGTGTTTCAGCACTTGGTGAGCTGTTTTTGCCTTGACTGGCCGTGGGCTGGCATGGCATAGGAAAAATGTCGTGCTTAACGGGCCGACACGACATGAAAACCGGCCCAAGCATGACGACCCATAGTGGCCCGACGACCTACAACACGACACGACCTGTTGAACATATATAGTAGCAAGTGGACTTCTTTATGGGTGCAAACAAAGGTGGAAGAGCAAGGAAGGTCGATGCAAATGTAGCTCAATTAGTTCATGCTTTAGACCTTGAGGAATACATGCCTCGCCACCCCATTTTATAGCTGCTCGGATGGCACTCTGTCCTGTAACCTAAGGACCTTATCTAATGGGAGGGGGGCTATTGCATTGATGTGGGTGGCGTCATGGTGTGGGATGGGTAGTGGTGAGGTGATATCTGTGGTAGTGGTTGTTAGGCATCTAAGGGCCAGGCTCCTTTGGTCACCGGCATGGTTGGGCTCGATGTAAAATCAGCTCAATTAGGTCACTCTTTCGAGCTCAGAGAAATCCATGTGTTTCCACCGCATTTTATAGCTGACCTGCCTATATGACACTCTTTCTTGTAACTCAAGGACCTTATTTAATGTGAGGGGCTATTGCATCTATGGCTATGGACGTTAGGCACCTAAGGGGCAGGCTCCTCTCCTTTAGCCACGGGCTTGCACGAGGCTTTGGCTGCACATTTAAGGGACTATTCATTTTTTGCCTTTCCATGCAGGGGAGGTAAGGCCAGCTACTATACACCCCTCTTATGAgggagcaccattgttgtatgGTGACACCATTGTCGCTCGAAACACTAAAGGCACAACCATGAGCTATGCACCACATCCAGGCGTGCTCCATCACTACTACAATCAACAAGTTTCCCGATGGTTAATAATCCTAGGGAAAGGCTGTAAAACCGTAGGGAAACAATTTCCCTAGGGTATTTCATAGGGAAAGACCCCTAGGGAGAAATTTGACGGGAAAGATAAGGTTCCCCTACGGTTTCCACCAAAACCGCAGGGAAACATTCTTTCCCTAGGGGTTGCATCCCTAGGAAAACTTCCTCACAGATCATTTGTGACATGGAAAGATGGCAGTTTCCTTAGGAATCTTTCCCTAGGAATTAGAATTCTAGGGAAATAATATGTCATGGACAATAACAATTCAATCAAATCTTTTACATAGATTTATATTTGAATTTAAATACAGATTTACATTCGAATTCAAATATACAAATATTTCAAATTCAAATTCATACATGAACCACATAACTAAGCACTCATTTCATCCAATCGATAACCACAAATCCATACATTTAGAGTTATAATATTATCACAAATCGACAAATTCAAATTCAAAAGCAGTTGTTCAACAACAGGCGAACAGGCTGATCAATTATAACTCATGGTTTGACAATATCAAAAGAACGGAAATTGTTCTTCCTCTACAATATGTTTCATCCGGAGTTTCTGCTCCAACACATGAGCCAAAAGTACCAGTCTGTGAAGATTAAGCAAGTCTAAGTTAGAAAAGAGAATTGCTTTAAGATTACTCACATAACAGCAAGACACTACCATATAATAACACAAGAGTAAAGCATAATGCTTCTACCACTCAGATCTGACCTAACTAGCCACAAAAGTGCAGATAAAGCAAGTACAAATTCAGATAAAAAAGCCTACAGCAAAACCATACATTTTGTATAttttcatagactaactaggcattTTTCAGAATTAGACACAACATTGAAAGCATGATCTATGAAAGCATTTGTGTTTAGCACCCACTCTTGGGAATGACAACCATTGTCACTCTAGCCCTGTACATCCAACTAACATGTCTAGTTATTGTAGAAACAACAAACCCCTGTTCAATATATAAAACTCTTATCAAACCCAAAAATAGTAGTCTACACCATACCTATAGTTAAACTTTGTAGCTGCAGAGTTCAATTGATGCATATTCAATTGAGACTAGACTTCAAAAATTTACCTTACTGAGATCTAAGGTCCCAAAGGTGAATCGCATGGGGTGGGAAATTCATGCAGCACACCAAAGGCAGATCCTTGCAGCGTGGGTGGAGGGAGACCCGCGTGGCGCCAAGTCGGAGATAGCTGCAGCAGCGTGCGAACGGAGAAAGCTGCTGCAGCGTGGCGCCCGGACAGAGAGAGCTGCGGCGGCGCACGAACAGAGAGAGCTGCAGCGGCGTGCGGAGGGAGGGAGATGCAGGGCCGTGCGGAGGGAGCGGCAGCGTGGCACATGGACGGAGGGATTGCGGCGGCCTCGTCCGGTAGGTGCAGGCGGCGTGGCTCTAGGTCGGAGGTCGCAAGAAATGGGGCAAGACAAGAGGTTTGGGCGGCGCGAAGGAAAAGTTATGGGGAATTTTTCAGATGTAGGGTTTGGGTTCAGTGTGTCCCTAGGAATTCTATCTATTTCCTAGGGAAACTCCTAAGGAAACAAGACATCTGACGCTAACTTAGCTCATTTCTTTGATCTGTCTCGACGAAAACATGGATTTCCTAGGGAAAAAGGAATTTCCCTAGGGTTTTGCCAACTAATCCTAGGGAAATATATCTTTCCCTAGGGTGATAAAATACGGTAGGAAAAGAAATATACCCTAGGGAAACCTGTTGATTCTAGTAGTGCGTGTTTCATGGGCACGCCTTTTGTTGCCTGGTTGGCTAGGAGGTGATAGGATGACATGTGGTCCATGGTCGCACCTTTAGTGGCATGCGTGACACTGAGGTGACAACATAGTGATGGCGGTCTTGTAGATGTACATACACCATTTATTGGCCTACTATTACGTTGTTACATGTGTATGCGCTATACTCAACCGTGAAGCATGTAGTGGACAACACTATGTAAATCTAAGGATATACTCGTATATTGTACCATATTTAGCATCATAGAGTGGGATAGGAAGTGGTGAGGTGGTATCTGTGGTAGT
It encodes:
- the LOC8077908 gene encoding acyl-coenzyme A thioesterase 13; the encoded protein is MASDSLETARQLLEVTYTTEAEATAEAEQLPSLPSGFYDAFVLRGIRVVQALQPGTLLCHFTVPSRLLNSGGFLHGGATASLVDLVASAAFATAGLRTRGSPLEMNISYLDAAFADEEIDIEAKVLRAGKAVGVAVVELKKKSGKIIAQARYSKYLGVASSKL
- the LOC8077909 gene encoding uncharacterized protein LOC8077909 isoform X2 — its product is MTDEMRMAAVFGEAKPEKSDNQADALPRRPVLFRAHSHSQGSLRVVATDLHSLAWHTSLDLDGLRDLQDDVGIAGSWSDFLDYLNSSLSSGHVRLLFPDAARGPDTVELVATKAKGLPRLTISLDRVAASELKDVIADFSLALYESYKTKQEHASREQQQVSQLMQSLASEREKNEVMQKQLEALSFLDKRKATKPKLVTDQVPSVSSVPPSSDQIIVPAQQQTPVALPSKVPPAKATKRLAPVSRRARVRGALLQDTEENDDDDS
- the LOC8077909 gene encoding uncharacterized protein LOC8077909 isoform X1; the protein is MTDEMRMAAVFGEAKPEKSDNQADALPRRPVLFRAHSHSQGSLRVVATDLHSLAWHTSLDLDGLRDLQDDVGIAGSWSDFLDYLNSSLSSGHVRLLFPDAARGPDTVELVATKAKGLPRLTISLDRVAASELKDVIADFSLALYESYKTKQEHASREQQQVSQLMQSLASEREKNEVMQKQLEALSFLDKRKATKPKLVTDQVPSVSSVPPSSDQIIVPAQQQTPVALPSKVPPAKATKRLAPVSRRLYTTIEKLLLWQEYEELCCKILKKMMMMIVRYC